The DNA window GGGCGCACAAGCGCTCGGTAAACATGGCTAAAGAAGCAATTAAACTGTTTGAAGAGTTGCAGGATGAGCAAGGTGTTGCTGACGCCAAGTACAGCATTGCAGGTGTTTATTACAAGACAGATAATTATCACCTGGGGCTGATTTGCCTGTTCGACTGCCTTAGCATCTACCGTAAGTTTAATGACTACCATAACCAGGCGCGCACGCTTAAATCGTTGGGTACTATTTATGAATATTTTGGCGATCCAAAAAATGCAATCAAATCCTACGAAGCTTCTATAGATGCAGCCAGGAAGGTGAAGGATCTTAACCTGGTATCTAACGCGTATAACCCCTTATCGGGCATTTACCTTAACCAAGGCAAAGCTGATAAAGCACTTCGGATTATACAAGACTCCATTGCTATCAAAGCAAAAACAGGCGACATTCGCGGGCTGGCTTTTGCGTTGTACGGACGCGGCAAAATATACACCTTCAACGGTCGGCTGCATGAGGCCGAGCAGGACTTTAGCAACGCCATTGAAATACACCTTAATGCCGGCGAAAAGCTGGGATTGGGTATGGCTTACCAAAAAATGGGCGAGCTGTATATAGCAATGAACAGGTTAGACAAAGCAAAGGCATTCTTGCAAAAAGGCCTTGATTTTAGTAACCAGTACAACATTGCTATAGTCCGTTTTAAATGCAACTTCCTGCTGTACCAAATAAGCAAACAGGAGAACGACACCGCTAAGTCGCTGGAGTACCTGGAACTTTACCTGCATCAGAAGGAAGCGGTAATTAATACCCAAACGCTTAAAGTTATTGAGAACTATGAACTGATTGTGAAGATGGAGTCCATGGAGAAAGAGGCGAAACTCCAAAAAGAAAAAGCTGCCATTGTTGAAAAGCAGAAAAGGGCGGAGGAAGCCGCCCGCATAAAGCAGGAGTTCCTTTCTACCATGAGTCACGAGATACGTACACCGCTAAACGCAGTAACTACTATCACCTCTATGATTACAGCGCGCTCCGCTTACGACAGCGAATTGATGGAGTCGCTAAAGGCAGCATCCAACAACTTACTGCTGGTAATAAATGACATACTGGACTTCACCAAGCTGGACTCCGGCAAAGTAGAGATAGACAACCGGGCATGTATGTTTACAGAGCTGATGGAACATGTTGTAAAAACATATCGGGCCCTTGCTCAACGAAAAGGGATAGAGTTAGTGCTGGATGCAGATGCATCCCTGGCAGAATGCTATGAACTTGACGAAACGAAATTGTCGCAGATTTTAAGCAACCTTATCAGCAATGCTGTTAAATATACCGACCGTGGCCAAGTAACACTGCAGGTAAAGAAGACACAAACGACAGGCGATACTGACACCATCCATTTCGTAGTTGCAGATACGGGCACAGGCATACCCGAGGAATACTTTGATGAGATATTTGAAAGTTTTTCTCAGCCTAAAGCTATTACCACCCGCAAGCACGGCGGATCAGGGCTTGGGCTGGCCATTGTTAAAAAGCTTACTGCGTTATACAACAGCACCGTTAACGTAAAAAGCAAGGTTGGCGAGGGCTCTGAACTTTCTTTCGAGATCACGTTGAAACGGGCCCAGATTCCCGGCAGGTTAAAGCCCATGAACACCGAGGGGTTAAAAGGAAAAACTGTACTGTTGGCCGAAGATAACATGATAAACGCCATGGTGGCCCGCAAGCTGCTTAGCAACTGGGGGATAGAATCTGAACATGCTGTTAACGGCTTAGAAGCTGTAGAGAAAGCCGGACGAAAAGTGTTCGACTTTATTTTGATGGATATTCACATGCCCGAAATGAACGGTTTCGATGCCACAGAGCAAATTCGCCAGCAACAGAACCCCAATAATACTACACCTGTCTTTGCCCTTACTGCAGATATTACCGCTGAAGGAAACTCTGAATACAAAGATTATTTTAGCGGCTTCCTGCGCAAGCCTATAGAAATTGACCGCCTTTATACTGCCTTGTTACAAGCGCAGGCTGTTTAACAATAAATTATAATTCCTCATGCTTTGTTGGTAATATTACCGTTTTAGCTTTAAATAGCTAAGCGAAATATTGAACGCCATTATAGTCAGGAAAAATGAAAAAATACGGACTTATCGGTTATCCGCTGTCGCACTCCTTTTCTAAAAAGTACTTTACCGAAAAGTTCGACAATGAAAAGATCGTGGACACGGTTTATGACCTTTACCCATTAGAGCAACTTAAAGACTTAACACCACTGTTAAAAAGCAATCCGATGCTCTGCGGGCTAAATGTTACTATTCCGCATAAAACAGCTGTACTGCCGTACCTGGACTGGATAGAGCACGACGCGAAAACAGCGGGCGCGGTAAACTGCATCCGCATAATAAGCCAAAGTCCCGTGTCCGTTGCTTTTTCAGGGGAAGTGGGTATACTTGGAGACGACCTGCGCCTGGAAGGTTACAACACAGACATACATGGGTTTGAACGCTCGTTAAGCCCGCTGCTGACAGGCGATCATGATAAAGCGCTTATACTTGGCGACGGCGGCGCTGCAAGGGCCGTAAAGTGTGTACTGGAAAATAAGGGTATCAAGTTTAAATCTGTTACGCGTAAGTCGGCTGAGGACCATATTTTATTTCATGATCTTACAGCTGATATGGTATCCGAGTACAAACTCATCATCAACACCACGCCACTGGGCACTTACCCTAATGTAGACGAGTGCCCGCCAATACCTTACGAGGCAATTGGGTCAGACCATTTGTTGTATGACCTTGTTTATAACCCCGCTGAAACAATGTTCCTGGCTAAGGGAGCCGAACGCAAGGCGACCACCAAGAATGGTTATGAGATGCTGGTACTACAGGCCGAAAAAGCATGGGAAATATGGAACTCAAAAGAATAATGAAGCTCACGAGTTATGTATTGCCATTTGCTGCTGCACTATTGCTTAGTGCATGCGGGGGAGAACCGGATTACTCACCAAAGCCGCGTGGATTCTTCAGGATATACTACCCTAAAAAGGATTATATAGCTTATGAGCAAGGATGCCCCTTCACGTTCCAATACCCTAAATACGGGCAGATAGAACCAAACAAAGCTAAAGATGCTAAACCCTGCTGGCAAAACATCCAGTTTAAAGACTTCAACGCCACATTGCACCTAAGCTACGAGCCTATAAAATCCAAACAGGAGTTTAATGAGTTGGTGGAGGATGCCCATAAGCTCAGCTTTAAGCATACAGTAAAAGCAACTTCTATAGACGAGGCGCGCATTGCCTACCCTGATCGTAAGGTTTATGGCATTTACTATACTATTGATGGTAATGCAGCTTCATCCGCGCAGTTCTTCCTTACCGACAGTACTAAGCATTATTTGCGTGGTGCCCTTTACTTCAATTCCGAGCCGCGGCTGGACTCGATACAGCCTGTATTAACCTTCCTGAAGAAGGACGTGGATGTGATGATCAGGAGCTTTAAGTGGAAGTAAAATAAACCCAACCCTTTGGGCCGCACTGTTCAAAAGTGTTCAGCTTTTTTTGTGCCCATGCGTTTTGAACACTTTTATTTCACTTGATCTTCATTCGCGAAAACCTTTGAAAAAAGCACTATTAAGGCGGTTTTTTACCTGATTTCTATTCAGCAACCTTTAAAAACCGCAGCAATTAAACAGCTAAATTTCACTTTTATTTGCAAGCAATACTATTTATTACAGGTAAATTTTACCTTCCGGCGAACACAAAAAAAGAGCGGCTTTCTTTTTAGAAAAGCCGCTCTTTTTGAAGTTATTTATTTTACTTGATCACGGTCGATACTTTGTTGTCAAGCGTGATGTAGTCAGTAAGTATTTGTCCTGCTTCAATCTTCAGGAAGTCCAGGTCTTCGTTCTTCGGTTTTGCTTCGCCTTTCTTTAATGGCGGCAAGCCCAATGCTACACGGCGCTGGTTGCTCTTTTCAAAGGCGGTCTTCTCATCCGTATCACGTTGTTGTTTAAGCTGCGCCTCGTTTAGCGTTACGCTAGTCTCGGCATCGCGCTTTTTCATTTCGGCAATGTCTTCCATCAGGTATTTAAAGCTTGCGCTGGTGCTCATGCGCTGCTCGTGCATTTTAGTTAGCTGTGGCAGTACCGATGTAAAGTCGCCAACCTTTGCGTAATCTGTTTTCGGGATCACATCGTAAGGCATTGCAGATGGCTCAGTGTCTTCACCATATTTATCCATTGGGATAACCGATGGGAAGGTGATATCAGGCATTACACCTTTGTGCTGCGTAGAACCACCGCTAACGCGATAGAACTTACCAATGGTTAGGTTAAGCTGCCCAAATTTGTTTTGACTGCCGGTAGCCACCGTGGTAGATTTACCCATCATTTTAGCTAAACGGTCTTTAAGTGATGGGCTGATCACCTCATCAAGGTCTATAATGCGCTGTACCGAACCCTTACCATAAGTTTGGGTACCCAATATAACGCCGCGGCCATAGTCTTGTATAGCGGCAGAGAATATCTCTGTTGCAGAAGCACTAAAACGATCTACCAATACGGCAAGCGGACCAGACCAGGCAATTGCCGGATCGTCGTCTTTCTCTACCTCTACCTGGTTACGTGGGTCACGCACCTGCACCACCGGTCCAGTTTTAATGAACAAGCCGGTAAGCTCAGAGGCTTCCATAAGCGATCCGCCACCATTTTGGCGCATATCCATCACGACACCATCAACGCCTTCGCGTTTAAGGGTGTCTAATATCAGCCTAACGTCGCGGGTGGTACTTTTATAATTGGGATTGCCGCTTTTGTAATC is part of the Mucilaginibacter terrenus genome and encodes:
- a CDS encoding tetratricopeptide repeat-containing hybrid sensor histidine kinase/response regulator, with product MTPSPASDLETINQLLDEAYGNRIHNLKYSVKLANQALQHSRRIGDKPLTGKSLNLLSLFYMIQGAHKRSVNMAKEAIKLFEELQDEQGVADAKYSIAGVYYKTDNYHLGLICLFDCLSIYRKFNDYHNQARTLKSLGTIYEYFGDPKNAIKSYEASIDAARKVKDLNLVSNAYNPLSGIYLNQGKADKALRIIQDSIAIKAKTGDIRGLAFALYGRGKIYTFNGRLHEAEQDFSNAIEIHLNAGEKLGLGMAYQKMGELYIAMNRLDKAKAFLQKGLDFSNQYNIAIVRFKCNFLLYQISKQENDTAKSLEYLELYLHQKEAVINTQTLKVIENYELIVKMESMEKEAKLQKEKAAIVEKQKRAEEAARIKQEFLSTMSHEIRTPLNAVTTITSMITARSAYDSELMESLKAASNNLLLVINDILDFTKLDSGKVEIDNRACMFTELMEHVVKTYRALAQRKGIELVLDADASLAECYELDETKLSQILSNLISNAVKYTDRGQVTLQVKKTQTTGDTDTIHFVVADTGTGIPEEYFDEIFESFSQPKAITTRKHGGSGLGLAIVKKLTALYNSTVNVKSKVGEGSELSFEITLKRAQIPGRLKPMNTEGLKGKTVLLAEDNMINAMVARKLLSNWGIESEHAVNGLEAVEKAGRKVFDFILMDIHMPEMNGFDATEQIRQQQNPNNTTPVFALTADITAEGNSEYKDYFSGFLRKPIEIDRLYTALLQAQAV
- a CDS encoding shikimate dehydrogenase family protein, translated to MKKYGLIGYPLSHSFSKKYFTEKFDNEKIVDTVYDLYPLEQLKDLTPLLKSNPMLCGLNVTIPHKTAVLPYLDWIEHDAKTAGAVNCIRIISQSPVSVAFSGEVGILGDDLRLEGYNTDIHGFERSLSPLLTGDHDKALILGDGGAARAVKCVLENKGIKFKSVTRKSAEDHILFHDLTADMVSEYKLIINTTPLGTYPNVDECPPIPYEAIGSDHLLYDLVYNPAETMFLAKGAERKATTKNGYEMLVLQAEKAWEIWNSKE
- the gldD gene encoding gliding motility lipoprotein GldD, with protein sequence MKLTSYVLPFAAALLLSACGGEPDYSPKPRGFFRIYYPKKDYIAYEQGCPFTFQYPKYGQIEPNKAKDAKPCWQNIQFKDFNATLHLSYEPIKSKQEFNELVEDAHKLSFKHTVKATSIDEARIAYPDRKVYGIYYTIDGNAASSAQFFLTDSTKHYLRGALYFNSEPRLDSIQPVLTFLKKDVDVMIRSFKWK